ATACATGGGTCATGCACCACAATGactgcacacacacaaccagacgtGAAAACACAACGCATCAGCTAAACCACAGCCTGCCTCCCATATGACTCAGCAGTCAAATGaaacctgtgtatgtgtgtgtgtaagggaggACTTATGGTGTGAGTCAACACCCCCAACATAAACATTTCCCCATCACTCATGCAAAGCTGAAGTCCCCTCCTCTCAGTTATAATGGTGACGACTGCTGCAGAGCTGATGATACGGAGACTACAGCCACCATGACAGGTGGAGAAAAAGAATAAGCCTCAGGAGGGAGGTACCTTATcagaaacaaaacatgaaggcTCTTATTAAGCGAATGTATATTGTTGTTCCTGTCTGACAGCACATGGGTTTCAACAAAGTCATTTGATCCCTGATGAACCAATCCCTGATGAACCAATCCCTGATGAACCAATCCCTGATGAACCAATGTTGACACTTAGCTACACCCATTCAACTGTTATCGCACACAGATTTACAATCAGtggagcaatcaatcaatcaatcaatcagctgATTAGTGGAGTTACTAGGCCTGAGTTTAGTAGTATGGTGGCATTACCTTTCTGTACCGTGGATGATATCAGGGTAGTATGATGGCATTACCTTTCTGTACGTGGATGATATCAGGGTAGTATGGTGACATTACCTTTCTGTACCGTGGATGATATCAGGGTAGTATGGTGGCATTACATTTCTGTACCGTGGATGATATCAGGGTAGTATGGTGGCATTACCTTTCTGTACCGTGGATGATATCAGGGTAGTATGATGGCATTACCTTTCTGTACCGTGGATGATATCAGGGTAGTATGATGGCATTACCTTTCTGTACCGTGGATGATATCAGGGTAGTATGGTGACATTACCTTTCTGTACCGTGGATGATATCAGGGTAGTATGGTGACATTACCTTTCTGTACCGTGGATGATATCAGGGTAGTATGGTGACATTACCTTTATGTACCATGGATGATATCAGGGTAGTATGGTGGCATTACCTTTCTGTACGTGGATGATATCAGGGTAGTATGGTGACATTACCTTTATGTACCATGGATGATATCAGGGTAGTATGGTGGCATTACCTTTCTGTACCGTGGATGATATCAGGGTAGTATGGTGGCATTACCTTTCTGTACGTGGATGATATCAGGGTAGTATGGTGACATTACCTTTCTGTACCGTGGATGATATCAGGGTAGTATAGTGGCATTACCTTTCTGTACCGTGGATGATATCAGGGTAGTATGGTGGCATTACCTTTCTGTACCGTGGATGATATCAGGGTAGTATGGTGGCATTACCTTTCTGTACCGTGGATGATATCAGGGTAGTATGATGGCATTACCTTTCTGTACCGTGGATGATATCAGGGTAGTATGGTGGCATTACCTTTTTGTACCGTGGATGATATCAGGGTAGTATGATGGCATTACCTTTCTGTACCGTGGATGATATCAGGGTAGTATGGTGGCATTACCTTTCTGTACGTGGATGATATCAGGGTAGTTGGCCAGATGTCCCTGGTACAGCTGTAACAAATCCATTAACGGGTCCACATCTTGTCTTGGCTGCTCTGCAAAGTAGTCCCCAATAGCATCGTATGCCTCTCCAGTGTAAGCTATGGCCTGGTTCAACCCTACTGAATACGTCTGCTGGTCCAGCTCAAACGCTTGTCCCAGGACTTTAAACGCCTGCCCCACTTTCTGGTACTCTTTCTTAAACCCTGTGATCTGTTTCCGGGCGAACTCGTTGGTGGTGGCGTTGACTTGGACCACGCTGTCGTCCATTTTCTTAGTGAAAGCTTTGAAGCCGTCGATCTTGGACTCGACCTCGACCAGGTCCAGGGGGGGTCCGGAGGGCGTGGAGATAGTGAGGAAGAAGTTTGCCCCCACCATCTCGTCCTTCTCCGCCTTCCTCTTCCCCTGCTTCCATGACTTCTCGTCTGTGCTGTGGAAAATAATTAAAAACATGGGGTTTTCACAAagcatttaaaaatgttttgttttacagAGACAGTGAAGAACACGGTTCTCGTGGGCCAGATTCGTACCCATACCAACACAGGCCAAGCCTACATTGTGTGATCCGAATGGAAAGCAGTTACCACCAGACCATCCCCAGGCCACTACTGGCTAGAGCTTTTCAATGACCCAAAAGACGCTTTAcgatagcctgagtgccagtctgtttgtgctattatGACATCTCCATTGCTGCCCATTATCACGCTAAACACGCCAATTCTAtgaggagttggcaagagagcaaaaaaaaaaaaaaagactggcactcaggctagctTTACAGAGCAAAGAaacatggagaggagagaggggatggggaaaGGTGAAGCCTACCTGTTGCAGGTGAGGAAGTGCTGAAAGACATCACACTTGGACAGGATCGGGTGGCTGGTCATGTGATTCATCCACCATATCAACCCCTTCCTCCTTTTAGAGATGAAGTCTTCCTCAAACCGTCCCGTGGCTTGTTTCTCTGGGATGTGGGGTACCGAGATGACAGGGAACTTCTCCACCAGCCTGGCATAGAGCCAGTCAAAGTGTTTATACCTCCTGTTTAcctgggtctgtgtgtgggtgggcgTCAACTTGTAGGCAATGTAACTCTTCATCCCTTTAAACTTGGTCTGCTTGGTGGGGTCGTCGATGGTACAGGCGAAAGGGTATGGGTTTTCCTGCCATTCTGGACCGTATTGTCCCGTTACAACACATATCTTATCCCCATCTTTTACAAAACCAGCTGCATCACCTAACACGAACGCTTCCCCTCCTGATTTCACAAATGTTGAAAACCTATTGAGGTTTCTACTGACCGTAGCAGAGCTCTTGGCTTGTTGAACGTTGCTACTTTTAGACGTAGACGTTGACACTCTGTATGTAGACGGTCCGTTGCCATCAAAATCCCCTTGGTAATTACCTCCGACAACCCCTGGTTCGTCAGCCACTGTCGAGCTGTCATCCCAGTCATCATCCCAGTCTTCGTCGCTTCCCTGGCTGGCTTGGTATCCGTGTTGCTGTTGTACTGGGACAGGCGGTGAGAACGCATTAAACCCGGGTGATGTTACCGATGTTTTGGACAAGTTGTCAGTTTGATTCTGGATTttataagaagaagaagaggagtccCCGAAACCTCCGGTTGGTATATTGGCGTACCGTGATCCAGATGTGCTGCTGTTGTTAAACGTGGACGCAGTATCATTCTTCAGGATCTCGACGTAGGACGCTGGGATGagacctctctctcctttactgtTGGACCCTTCTAGCCATCCTTCTATATCCTGTTCGCTGTACAGACTCACTATTTCATTTTCTTTCACTGATATCTCACCGGGGTTTTCGGAATTGAAATCGTATAAAGCCCTCGCTTTGAGCGCCATAGTTCAACAACAACTGGAGCGCCTAACGCGCAATAAAAAATATAACCAGCTAGACCAAACCAGCAAACTCTCCCCCCAGCTGGGCTAGCCTATCCAAACTAACACAACTCTGTGTACGAAGTTAAAAAGGCACACTGCTTGTAAACTCCCACCGAAATATCCCTTCTTCCAACGACCTACACTATACAATCCAAATTTTATTTTGTTACCGTTCAAATGTGCAATAAAATCCTGTTGTTTCGTCCGGGTTTTTACCCTCCCGGTTAGATGTGTAGCCTGGTTAGTGCctcttgctctcctctcctcgcagACTCCCCTTCTCGGCGCAACAACCGCACATAATCAGTCCGAATAATCGAGGGTGGAGCTATGAGGATGATCAGATAACAGGCAACGTTAATCAAACGCCTATCTTTGCTTTTTTTAGTTGATGAGTGGGTGTGGAATTCCAGTTATGTGATGTGATTTTCTGTCACGTATCAATTCATAGATGTTATCAGACTCCTACTGTATTTAcgtgtatttatttgtattatcaGAATGTAGCATGAAtgtaacaaaatagtaaaaacaaaaacaaaacaaaaaatgatGTAAAAGATTTGAATAGCAATTTATCAATCTAGTAACATTGGTGATTATAATGTGACAATGTATCACTTTTTAAAATCACATTTGTATCTTCTTTGAAGTCTATATTTATAGTCTCAGTCAGCCCTAAATGTACAGAACATCTGTTCATACATGTCAGATATCATAAGAACTATATTATCAACTTCTCAATGACTGCCCAGTGACCAACCTCATATGTCTATTTACAATTTAAAGCAAATTGAACacttaaattattattttttaaataaagcatTTATACTGTTAAGTAATTCAATAACATTACTACCAATAACTTTATATAGCAAAGTAATACCAGATAGAAATGTATGGTTAGAGaaatatttataattatataattCATTTCACAAAACATAATACAATCAATCACTTTTGTTAGCGCTACTGTACTATCTGGTCAGGTCACTGTTTGTACTTTAACTCACTTCCTTACCTAATCAATAGAGTAATAATCAATAGTCAATCATTAATAGTCCTTCTCCTCACTCTGTTTAGACTCCACCACCAGTATCCCAGCATGACACAGCTGTTTAGACTCCACCACCAGTATCCC
The window above is part of the Salmo salar chromosome ssa15, Ssal_v3.1, whole genome shotgun sequence genome. Proteins encoded here:
- the LOC106570918 gene encoding sorting nexin-18; amino-acid sequence: MALKARALYDFNSENPGEISVKENEIVSLYSEQDIEGWLEGSNSKGERGLIPASYVEILKNDTASTFNNSSTSGSRYANIPTGGFGDSSSSSYKIQNQTDNLSKTSVTSPGFNAFSPPVPVQQQHGYQASQGSDEDWDDDWDDSSTVADEPGVVGGNYQGDFDGNGPSTYRVSTSTSKSSNVQQAKSSATVSRNLNRFSTFVKSGGEAFVLGDAAGFVKDGDKICVVTGQYGPEWQENPYPFACTIDDPTKQTKFKGMKSYIAYKLTPTHTQTQVNRRYKHFDWLYARLVEKFPVISVPHIPEKQATGRFEEDFISKRRKGLIWWMNHMTSHPILSKCDVFQHFLTCNSTDEKSWKQGKRKAEKDEMVGANFFLTISTPSGPPLDLVEVESKIDGFKAFTKKMDDSVVQVNATTNEFARKQITGFKKEYQKVGQAFKVLGQAFELDQQTYSVGLNQAIAYTGEAYDAIGDYFAEQPRQDVDPLMDLLQLYQGHLANYPDIIHVQKGALTKVKESQKHVEEGKMDAPQADGVNERCNIISFATLAEIQHFHQVRVRDFKAQMQQYLTEQIGFFQKITGKLEEALQKYDNA